One genomic region from Thermodesulfobacteriota bacterium encodes:
- the tmk gene encoding dTMP kinase — protein MSKETNAKDFPSLMQRDGLLKMSSAGGCLIAFEGIDGAGKTTQARLLYNYLKDQGHNVLLTREPTDGPYGQKIRELFVSRQKVTPQEELDLFINDRRQHVKEVIKPALHEGWIVITDRYYFSTMAYQGAMGLSVPDIRRRNEEFAPVPDLVILLIARPDETVERIRNNRREKPNNFEKEDYLRRVQDIFLSLNDRFICRIDGHDVIDAVQAGIQKAINQLITARTARGGSSACPA, from the coding sequence ATGTCCAAAGAGACTAATGCTAAAGATTTTCCGTCACTAATGCAAAGGGACGGCCTTTTGAAGATGTCCTCCGCAGGCGGATGCCTTATTGCCTTTGAAGGGATTGACGGCGCCGGTAAGACGACTCAGGCGCGGTTACTTTACAACTATCTTAAAGACCAGGGTCATAACGTCCTTCTGACCCGGGAACCCACAGATGGCCCTTATGGGCAGAAAATCCGTGAACTCTTCGTGAGCAGACAGAAGGTTACCCCTCAGGAAGAGCTGGATTTGTTTATCAATGACCGCAGGCAGCATGTGAAAGAGGTCATAAAACCGGCCTTGCATGAGGGCTGGATTGTTATCACCGACCGTTATTATTTTTCTACCATGGCCTACCAGGGGGCGATGGGGTTGTCCGTGCCGGATATCAGGCGGAGAAATGAGGAGTTCGCGCCTGTTCCCGACCTGGTCATCCTGCTCATAGCCCGGCCGGATGAAACCGTTGAACGTATCAGAAATAATCGCAGGGAAAAGCCTAATAATTTCGAAAAGGAAGATTACCTGAGGCGAGTGCAGGATATATTCCTGAGTCTTAACGATAGGTTCATATGCCGGATTGATGGACATGATGTCATCGATGCCGTCCAGGCCGGGATACAGAAAGCGATAAATCAGCTTATCACTGCCCGCACCGCTAGGGGCGGATCTTCGGCCTGCCCTGCTTAA
- a CDS encoding MlaD family protein — MDKKGFGPEIKVGVFVLIGLIILAYMSIRLGKVDLGREKGYHVSAVFDSVSGLVKDSPVEMAGIEIGRVKDVTLKDGQARVDMVISPQVKIRKDAKAMIRTKGVLGDKFIEIMQGREEAYIPPEGAIAKTVSAADLDQLLVKVEPALDDIQSVAAGLNKFVGDEENQTNFKGLMADLRDASASFKNISGDVEAGKGTLGKLVKDETLYNKAEKTMSNLEETMGTLSEVAQKVERGEGTLGKLVNDETLYNKAKDTVDTLHNVAQKVDKGEGTLGKLVNDPSLYDETKKAVKSVTKATTGIQEQVPVSVLGTVVGTVLR, encoded by the coding sequence ATGGATAAAAAAGGTTTTGGTCCGGAGATTAAGGTCGGCGTCTTTGTGCTGATAGGTCTGATAATTTTGGCTTACATGAGCATACGCCTCGGTAAGGTTGATCTGGGTAGAGAGAAGGGCTACCATGTATCCGCGGTCTTTGATTCCGTCTCCGGGTTAGTAAAGGACAGTCCGGTGGAAATGGCCGGGATAGAGATCGGGCGGGTTAAAGACGTTACCCTGAAAGATGGTCAGGCCAGGGTGGATATGGTGATTTCGCCCCAGGTAAAGATCAGGAAAGATGCCAAGGCCATGATCCGCACCAAGGGAGTCCTGGGCGACAAATTCATTGAAATAATGCAAGGGAGAGAAGAGGCTTATATCCCTCCTGAAGGCGCTATTGCCAAAACCGTTTCTGCTGCAGACCTTGACCAGCTTTTGGTCAAGGTGGAACCGGCCCTGGATGATATCCAGTCCGTGGCTGCCGGCCTTAATAAGTTTGTGGGTGATGAAGAAAACCAGACAAATTTTAAGGGCCTTATGGCGGATCTGCGCGATGCCTCGGCCTCTTTTAAAAACATATCCGGCGACGTAGAGGCCGGCAAGGGTACGCTGGGCAAGCTGGTCAAAGATGAGACCTTGTATAACAAGGCGGAAAAAACAATGAGCAACTTGGAAGAGACGATGGGGACATTAAGCGAGGTGGCCCAGAAGGTAGAAAGAGGCGAGGGCACACTGGGTAAATTAGTCAACGATGAAACTCTCTATAACAAGGCCAAAGATACCGTGGATACACTGCATAATGTGGCTCAGAAGGTGGATAAAGGCGAAGGCACTCTCGGCAAACTGGTCAATGATCCCAGCCTTTATGATGAGACTAAGAAGGCCGTTAAAAGCGTGACCAAGGCCACTACCGGCATACAGGAGCAGGTGCCTGTAAGCGTCCTTGGGACTGTGGTGGGAACGGTGTTGCGTTAG
- a CDS encoding ABC transporter permease, with translation MRRFFFAIGHKTLSAISQMGDIAIMLISALSWAFIPPLRIRNIFKQMEFIGVKSIFIVILTGLFTGGVLALQSYYAFRKFGGESLLGATVALSMTRELGPVLTALMVTGRAGSAIAAELGTMRVTEQIDALAVMAINPVKYLVVPRIIAGILVVPILTVIDDFVGIVGGYIIGVGLLKINPGIFMAKMIELVELSDIFNGLFKSVCFGLLLTLIGCYKGYHTRGGAEGVGRATTESVVVSSVSILVGDYILTSLLF, from the coding sequence ATGCGCAGATTTTTCTTTGCTATCGGCCACAAAACACTCTCCGCCATTAGCCAGATGGGCGACATAGCCATTATGCTTATAAGCGCCCTTAGCTGGGCATTCATACCACCCTTGCGCATACGTAATATCTTCAAGCAAATGGAGTTCATAGGCGTTAAATCAATTTTTATCGTTATACTTACAGGCCTCTTTACCGGTGGGGTTCTGGCCTTACAGAGTTATTATGCCTTCCGCAAATTCGGCGGCGAGTCGCTCCTCGGGGCTACTGTCGCCCTTTCCATGACACGGGAATTGGGTCCGGTTTTAACCGCACTCATGGTTACCGGACGGGCGGGGTCGGCCATAGCCGCGGAGCTAGGGACCATGAGGGTTACGGAACAGATCGATGCCCTGGCGGTTATGGCCATAAATCCGGTCAAATATCTGGTTGTGCCGCGAATTATTGCCGGTATTCTGGTTGTCCCCATCCTCACGGTTATTGATGACTTTGTCGGCATTGTGGGGGGATATATAATTGGTGTGGGCCTGCTTAAGATCAACCCCGGCATCTTCATGGCTAAGATGATAGAATTGGTGGAGCTGTCGGATATTTTTAACGGCCTTTTCAAGTCCGTATGTTTCGGGCTGCTTCTTACGTTAATCGGCTGTTACAAGGGTTACCATACCAGAGGCGGCGCGGAAGGGGTGGGGCGGGCTACTACTGAGTCCGTAGTCGTGTCCTCTGTCAGCATACTGGTTGGAGACTACATACTGACCTCACTGCTTTTCTAA
- a CDS encoding ABC transporter ATP-binding protein, with translation MIKLVDLHKSFNKLKVLDGINLEINKGEITVIIGRSGGGKSVLLKHIIGLIGPDAGHVFIDDVDITQLKEKELYKIRHRFGMLFQDAALFDSMTVGQNIAFPLAEHTDLSKKEIAQIVAGKLADVGLSGIEDKYPSELSGGMKKRVGLARAIAMDPEIILFDEPTTGLDPIMTAAIDELILGIQRRLSLTCVVISHDIQSTFKIASKIAMLYKGKIIETGDPESFRNSENPIVQGFLQGISEDKIISS, from the coding sequence ATGATCAAGCTGGTGGATTTACATAAGTCATTCAATAAGCTTAAGGTGCTCGACGGGATCAACCTGGAGATAAACAAGGGAGAGATAACGGTCATCATCGGGCGGAGCGGCGGGGGCAAGAGCGTCCTCTTAAAGCACATCATCGGCCTTATCGGGCCGGATGCCGGGCATGTCTTCATCGATGATGTCGATATTACGCAGCTAAAAGAGAAAGAACTCTATAAGATTCGGCACCGCTTTGGTATGTTGTTCCAGGATGCAGCTCTTTTTGATTCTATGACGGTTGGTCAAAATATAGCTTTCCCCCTGGCTGAGCATACCGATCTGAGCAAAAAAGAAATAGCCCAAATAGTTGCCGGCAAGCTGGCCGATGTAGGTCTCTCCGGGATTGAAGACAAATATCCTTCAGAACTTTCCGGGGGTATGAAAAAGCGGGTGGGGCTGGCCCGCGCTATTGCCATGGATCCGGAGATAATTTTGTTTGATGAACCGACTACCGGTCTGGATCCCATAATGACCGCGGCTATAGACGAGCTTATTCTGGGCATACAGAGAAGGCTTAGCCTCACCTGTGTAGTTATCAGCCATGATATTCAGAGTACGTTTAAGATAGCAAGCAAGATAGCCATGCTCTACAAGGGGAAGATTATAGAGACCGGGGACCCGGAGAGTTTCCGTAATTCTGAGAACCCGATCGTCCAGGGATTCCTGCAGGGGATTTCCGAGGACAAAATTATTAGCTCCTGA
- a CDS encoding phosphoglycerate kinase yields the protein MKYINEVDIREKRLLIRVDFNVPLDEHGNITDDVRIRSVLPTINHALDEHAKIILTSHMDRPKGQVMEECRLTPVAKRLSRLLHKDVTMAPDCIGEKVKALIAKMQPGDIILLENLRFHPGEEKNDPEFAKQLAELADIYVNDAFAVTHRAHASVVGVTDYFKECVAGFLMKTEMDYFHRSMEDPARPLVAVIGGAKVSGKLTALENLLYKVDKMIIGGAMANTFLKSVNWNVGKSKVEDALLDTAKHLLMLAKEKGVKLYLPVDCVVAERPDPKAETKITTVQEIPSDWYVMDIGPATGTLFSEALQGAKTIIWNGPMGAFEMDAFSRGTMSMVRAIANSYALTIVGGGDTDVAVHRAGETNNISYISTGGGAFLELLEGKKLPGIVALERFNWNMED from the coding sequence GTGAAATACATAAATGAGGTCGATATCAGGGAAAAACGCCTTTTAATCCGCGTGGATTTCAATGTCCCCTTAGACGAGCATGGCAATATAACCGATGACGTTCGCATTCGAAGCGTCTTGCCGACTATCAATCACGCCCTGGATGAACATGCCAAAATCATCCTTACCTCACATATGGATCGGCCCAAGGGGCAGGTGATGGAAGAGTGTCGACTTACACCGGTTGCCAAGCGGCTTTCCAGATTATTACACAAGGATGTAACCATGGCGCCGGACTGTATAGGTGAAAAAGTGAAGGCGCTTATTGCCAAAATGCAGCCCGGAGACATAATACTTCTCGAAAATTTACGATTTCACCCGGGTGAAGAAAAAAACGATCCTGAATTCGCAAAACAATTGGCTGAACTGGCAGACATCTATGTAAACGATGCCTTTGCCGTGACCCATCGGGCCCATGCCTCGGTAGTCGGTGTTACGGATTATTTCAAGGAATGTGTGGCCGGTTTTCTTATGAAAACGGAGATGGACTATTTCCATCGTTCCATGGAGGATCCGGCCAGGCCCCTGGTAGCGGTCATTGGCGGGGCCAAGGTGTCCGGTAAACTAACCGCTCTGGAAAATTTACTCTATAAAGTAGATAAGATGATTATCGGCGGGGCCATGGCCAATACATTTCTTAAAAGTGTTAACTGGAACGTTGGGAAATCAAAGGTAGAAGATGCCCTCCTGGATACTGCCAAACATTTGCTCATGCTGGCCAAAGAGAAAGGGGTCAAGCTTTACCTTCCGGTTGACTGCGTAGTGGCTGAACGGCCTGACCCCAAGGCAGAGACAAAAATTACCACCGTTCAGGAGATACCCTCTGACTGGTATGTAATGGATATCGGACCGGCAACCGGGACTCTCTTTTCTGAGGCCTTACAGGGCGCCAAAACCATTATCTGGAACGGGCCTATGGGGGCCTTTGAGATGGATGCCTTTAGCCGCGGCACCATGTCCATGGTGCGGGCTATCGCCAATTCCTATGCCCTGACCATTGTCGGCGGCGGAGATACGGACGTAGCAGTGCACAGGGCCGGCGAGACAAATAATATTTCTTATATATCCACCGGCGGCGGGGCCTTCCTGGAACTCCTGGAAGGGAAAAAACTGCCGGGGATTGTCGCATTGGAGCGTTTCAACTGGAACATGGAGGACTGA
- the secG gene encoding preprotein translocase subunit SecG: MYTLVVVLHILVCLFLIAIVLLQTGKGADIGAVFGGSSQTLFGSAGPGTFLSKLTAIAAVIFMVTSLGLAYLISHRESASVVKGVQSAPVAPAPLQTQPAFPEPPMPAQPKTK; the protein is encoded by the coding sequence ATGTATACGCTGGTTGTTGTTTTGCATATCCTGGTTTGTTTGTTTCTGATTGCCATCGTACTCTTACAGACGGGCAAGGGTGCGGATATCGGGGCGGTTTTCGGCGGGTCAAGCCAGACGCTTTTTGGGAGCGCCGGTCCAGGCACGTTTCTTAGCAAACTTACAGCCATAGCGGCAGTTATTTTCATGGTGACTTCCCTAGGGTTGGCCTATCTAATCAGTCATCGCGAGAGCGCCTCAGTTGTGAAGGGCGTACAGTCGGCGCCGGTGGCCCCGGCTCCGTTACAGACACAGCCGGCTTTTCCTGAGCCGCCCATGCCAGCACAGCCCAAGACTAAGTAA
- the tpiA gene encoding triose-phosphate isomerase, with translation MARNPIVAGNWKMYKTIPEAVALINTLISGASGISDREIVVAPPFTALAAVARALDGSGISLSGQNTCWENEGAYTGEVSPAMLKDVGCRYVIIGHSERRHIFGERDETIARKIRAALDAGLQPIFCIGEILEERETGKTLTVLRRQVKKGLKLIQGADMDKVVIAYEPVWAIGTGKTATNEQAQEAHSFIRTLLEGLFEKNIASDLRILYGGSVKAGNVDGLMAQPDIDGVLVGGASLEADSFLRIIKFER, from the coding sequence ATGGCCCGCAACCCCATAGTGGCCGGTAACTGGAAGATGTATAAGACCATCCCGGAGGCCGTAGCCCTGATCAATACGCTAATATCCGGGGCGTCCGGGATTTCGGATCGGGAAATAGTCGTGGCCCCACCCTTTACCGCCCTTGCGGCCGTAGCCAGGGCGCTCGATGGCAGTGGAATCTCCCTTTCCGGCCAGAATACCTGCTGGGAGAATGAGGGGGCCTACACGGGAGAAGTCTCTCCTGCAATGTTGAAGGATGTCGGCTGCCGGTATGTTATCATCGGGCATTCCGAGCGCCGCCATATTTTTGGGGAGAGGGATGAGACGATTGCCCGGAAAATAAGGGCTGCCCTGGATGCCGGTCTTCAGCCTATTTTCTGTATCGGAGAAATCTTGGAAGAGAGAGAAACGGGAAAAACCCTAACCGTTCTCAGAAGGCAGGTTAAGAAAGGTCTTAAACTGATACAAGGCGCGGATATGGACAAGGTAGTCATTGCCTATGAACCCGTGTGGGCTATCGGCACGGGAAAAACCGCGACCAATGAGCAGGCCCAGGAGGCGCATTCCTTCATTCGCACGCTGCTGGAAGGGCTGTTTGAGAAAAATATTGCGTCAGATTTGAGAATATTGTATGGTGGGAGCGTTAAAGCAGGGAATGTGGACGGTCTCATGGCCCAACCGGATATTGACGGTGTGTTGGTTGGGGGAGCTTCACTTGAGGCCGATTCTTTTTTACGCATCATTAAATTTGAGCGTTAG